Part of the Onthophagus taurus isolate NC chromosome 11, IU_Otau_3.0, whole genome shotgun sequence genome is shown below.
TTTCACTGCTTTATATAATGCTCTGTCTGCGTCGtgtctaaattttaaatttgaactgaCCGTATATGCTATATCGTGTTTCTTACACGCTTCGTCTAATGGATTCACGCCTCGATCTCCTCTCGATAATCTCTTTTCCAACTTGGTACCCGGtccacaaaaattatatcctGGCAAATGAAGTTCTATCGGAAGTTTATCTATcaacttgttaaaaaatccTCGACCAATTCGTTTGCCTGTCAAACGATAACTGTTACGATTAGGTtctaacaaattcattttataatttcactccttcttccttttcttcacagttaaaaactagaaatgaaGCTCTGCTGTTGTGCTTTAagcttttattccttttaaatattttacaaaaacagttttgctcttaatttatacttaaatctattaatattattattattattattcagttACACTTAAATCTACTAatatcctaaaaattaattgttactcagttaaaaacatttcgatTACTCTACAATGCTAAAACGTTcttgatatatatttaatctataatctacatctaaatatttttctaataacttatttacgtTTCTTATCCTAGTCTTAAATCTAATTCCGTCCAACATCTTTTCTTCCCAGTCACTTATCCTTGATTGTCTGTAAGCAAACGTCCAAGTGTGCATTCGGTACACTCTATTTTTCGATTCGCaaaacgtcacttttttttccattttattcacTTCACATCTTCATTAATGCGTGCAAATCTAAATCCAGTAATACCTTATCCATACCGTATACGAGCAGTTCTTTAGTTACGCACAAATGTTCACTTGGTGCACCGTTTGAAGCAACCAatatattcgattttatatcaCCTTGCATTGTTGATACCACATCGATCACgctatcgtaataatttttatattccatacactTTAATACTTCTACCCTACTCGAAACTAAATCGCTAAGTTTCCACAATTCGTGTAACGAGTCGTAAGCCaggtaaaatatttctgaccccctttccattttcaacacttttcgtaCATTTTCTATCCATTGGCTGCTGCAGGTCACGCCGCTTACAACGAAATGTGGTGGTGCCGATAAATCACCAACAAAACTATTCATAATCAATTGTCTGCTATTAATCACATTTTTCCATTcgtcttcggtaaaagttATGCATTGTCCTTTTCCCATTAATCTTATAACCGGATCAAAATGTAGATTGGCAGACATGCCAACCGATATCCATTTCGttcgacttttatttaaataatatgtacTCTCGGAGAATAATGGCGCTTGATTACCTTTTTGGAGATTATTTTTCACTGCCTCATTTAATACTACGTTACTTGTGAAAGGTAACTTTccacaattttctacataatgttgttGATTGCTAGGAAATACGTACTCCGCTAAGTCGGAAGCCAACAAATTAATTCCATCGAATACCAcatccttttttctttgattatcaCTTCCTACCGACACATTTGTTGCAGTTGTCTCATTACAATTACCCTCCATTTTGATGTTTCGGgcaggttttttattttcacccttTTCAAATGAATTTACAGCAGCTCTCTTAGTTGGACATTTGGGGTTCGGTCTGGTTGCCACtaaacatcaatattattgtttacattAGTACATTATCTACTTGTATTACATTTGAATTACTTACTCGTTACGTTAAAAATCCTCTGTACTAAATGCACCAAAAATCtacacgatatttttaatatgtactaAATACACAAAAACCTTACTCTGAAGCACAACACTCTGCGGTACAACTTCGACCAACGTTTGTATTTATAGCAATACATAAGGTTGCTGGTGGGGGGAGTAATATTTCACATCATTACCGAATATATCTATTATACATGTTCTAACACGTCATTATATCGTGAGACGTCAGACAAAACGcatgacaaatttattaagaagctcttaaaaaatatctcgcaggtgGATCATGACTCATCTACTAACAAGTTAGTTGACCTCCTCCTCAAACCTGTcctcccaaaaaatttgccgattcaagaacctcctcgcatATTCTTAAATACCCGTACacctttacataataaaataaaaaatatctcgcaggtaagttatgactcacttatttgtatacctacatatctcaaaaccgtatacctttgtgtataataataaattaagagatatatcgaaaacattaacagttcattgagaagcgtcgaaggataaacatagtaattgttttcatctaggtaaacaggttacatataaagataaatttttaataacataacctaaataaagatacatttttaataaagataaatttttaataaagataaatttttaataatttcgtcaaaataacatgaccttctcaagttaattgacctcctcctctcttcatcgaatctcctccgaccctcaaaagaatcgccgattcaagaacctcctctcctcatcgaacctcctctgacccccaaaaaatttgccgattcaagaacctcctcctagaacgcaggttcgaggaggaggttcttgaatcggcgaatctATACTACTACTTTTGTACTTTTATGTAATTTGAAAGTTTTGACTTGATATTTTGTAGTGAGTTCACTCCCTGAAGAAGATTCAATATAGAATCGAAATATTGGAATGATTAATTGATTGTCGTTTTTTAATCCATTATCCT
Proteins encoded:
- the LOC139431858 gene encoding uncharacterized protein encodes the protein MATRPNPKCPTKRAAVNSFEKGENKKPARNIKMEGNCNETTATNVSVGSDNQRKKDVVFDGINLLASDLAEYVFPSNQQHYVENCGKLPFTSNVVLNEAVKNNLQKGNQAPLFSESTYYLNKSRTKWISVGMSANLHFDPVIRLMGKGQCITFTEDEWKNVINSRQLIMNSFVGDLSAPPHFVVSGVTCSSQWIENVRKVLKMERGSEIFYLAYDSLHELWKLSDLVSSRVEVLKCMEYKNYYDSVIDVVSTMQGDIKSNILVASNGAPSEHLCVTKELLVYGMDKVLLDLDLHALMKM